From the Montipora capricornis isolate CH-2021 chromosome 2, ASM3666992v2, whole genome shotgun sequence genome, one window contains:
- the LOC138020252 gene encoding major yolk protein-like — MKAFVLLLCFAIALVHGFPGRKSWGNKKRTGHANKPINKAEKHFDFENWKVRQDVQREQWKEPVRVKMGRHHHTAMDDAPSVRWCVISPCELEKCKRMATEFNYMVNPHLHWSCVMEKSKEACMEDIKTGQADVMMAEGDEIYKASRMYDGLIPIMTEKYSDTYQKHYSIVLARKDNSDINSFLDMAQKKSCHYGMDTMASFKTPMCSLIHDGVVPKVGNVFDSAGEFFKESCVPGVQHVNYNPNMTNPDSLCRLCKGPKDDFDFCMTLSDKEPHYGFTGALKCLRDNHGDVGFFHSYDVMKNFQALSQEFELVCKKAKKSLDWDNINDGDCHLAEEHPQVLIVSKDKPKEWITLCIRALENASKTFSSPGTITNGFTLFDSSPYCAKNDHEDDHHKGEEKIVPEETTWKVQNWMKSSHLIFKDYSSSLETIHEENRTLLKFLDRDIWKTCEQLEPKPRAFICVVGDKEVKKCKMTIDSFQGITELRQNVSWGCVKASSKKECVDLVAKNLADIVDLNATEMFMAGIDHNLAPFMGKNYKGKAPWTESITIGVKLRQDKRELSEDMSGWKMCNGGIHKINGFLHPMGWLMANGTIERSGSPLKSVVDHFGESCVPGMKSVDLIKHPLFSRTFDWDMLLQKVKWEDWYTTPLWIKWQDKEAGAVNDYQSMHDVHDFESPEFQKMTQILMSEQPTTNVHLTPKIQDLMEMVKKDFSWDHYGGVKDFYGMEKPGWNMISWVWEKPADWTEIEWQLFLSWAGKIWDQKEDLEHYTSNWMDNAWTVFKTWIDHEYNDYTQDHKPLHKDIFIRFSLLSDRYHWLLQQWQNLQWNDINLKYYRERLCDLCAGLGDNKCSTGADEDYYDYHGALKCLKEGDGDVAFIDWYTFDDAITQNAYNKDEFVLLCPDGKTVPVTGIETVKECNFGRVPSSALATCNMHDGVWRWRVTKALLHAQKTMSTEMFKYGIFGSDTEDLSSIPLINQTYQVWLGPMFLLAMEGIMQPTVQRKSLQDNVDIITVDCEGHECDHDQLDLPSCDECEEDLMCKQHCWKVEPSVDDKTNMRKGHAGKKEKMMKKMTMKMKMRNVGEDWMTPQDSPEKRMGMKKKPEVILWKPEGLKIYPIVHRSMHMGLFSMRGNMKTTMGGKVSMKYGMKMPGMMHHDENNYMGPMKYGLKPMKHVMGPMVPVMMHTMPVGSMKCLKTKGKMMGYPGFTKDKILNHQGVPNHNMETGPIMRSQKSIRGEFYSNVVFARNGTCNVIVRDLRCFGEKKYIRMWAGRVSKTLISVPMCPRPTDIKKTTAQFTCNTGASFIKSVQLPVRCSYVPCNPGFWVPQWTDDHYWDRDNSFPGNFWGNQEWWKFDQRGDNDNWFLSSQDSNRLNERFE, encoded by the exons ATGAAAGCGTTTGTCCTTTTGCTGTGTTTTGCCATCGCCCTGGTTCATGGATTCCCAG GGAGGAAAAGTTggggaaataaaaaaaggacAGGGCATGCCAATAAACCTATCAACAAGGCGGAAAAGCACTTTgactttgaaaactggaaaGTAAGACAGGATGTGCAGAGGGAACAATGGAAAGAACCCGTAAGAGTGAAGATGGGTCGGCACCACCACACAGCAATGGACGACGCTCCTTCGGTACGCTGGTGCGTCATCAGTCCGTGTGAGTTGGAAAAGTGCAAAAGGATGGCTACAGAGTTTAACTACATGGTCAACCCTCACCTGCACTGGAGCTGTGTCATGGAGAAATCCAAAGAGGCTTGCATGGAGGACATCAAAACTGGACAAGCAGACGTCATGATGGCAGAAGGAGATGAGATCTACAAGGCAAGCAGGATGTACGATGGCCTGATTCCAATCATGACTGAGAAGTACAGTGACACTTATCAAAAACATTACTCCATTGTATTGGCGAGGAAGGACAACAGTGACATCAACTCCTTCCTAGATATGGCTCAGAAAAAATCGTGCCATTATGGAATGGATACAATGGCTTCATTCAAGACACCGATGTGTTCCCTCATCCACGATGGGGTTGTCCCAAAGGTCGGGAACGTCTTCGACAGTGCTGGGGAGTTCTTTAAGGAGAGTTGTGTCCCAGGGGTACAGCATGTCAACTACAATCCTAACATGACCAATCCGGATTCTCTGTGCAGATTATGCAAAG GACCGAAAGATGACTTTGACTTCTGTATGACTCTATCTGACAAGGAACCCCATTATGGGTTCACAGGCGCACTGAAGTGCTTGCGTGATAATCACGGGGATGTGGGATTCTTTCACAGCTATGACGTTATGAAGAACTTTCAAGCTCTATCTCAGGAATTTGAACTTGTGTGCAAGAAGGCGAAGAAGTCATTGGATTGGGACAATATCAACGATGGTGACTGCCATTTAGCCGAAGAACATCCTCAG gTTTTGATAGTATCTAAGGACAAGCCAAAAGAATGGATTACGCTCTGCATAAGGGCCCTTGAGAATGCTTCAAAGACGTTTTCGTCACCAGGCACCATTACGAATGGGTTCACTTTGTTCGATTCCAGTCCCTACTGCGCCAAAAACGACCATGAAGACGATCACCACAAAGGTGAAGAAAAAATCGTTCCGGAGGAGACAACGTGGAAAGTGCAAAACTGGATGAAGAGCAGTCACCTTATCTTCAAGGATTACAGCAGCTCGCTGGAGACCATCCATGAG GAAAATCGAACTCTCCTTAAATTCCTTGATCGTGATATCTGGAAAACCTGTGAACAACTCGAGCCCAAGCCTCGCGCGTTTATCTGCGTTGTTGGAGACAAGGAAGTGAAGAAATGTAAAATGACAATTGATTCTTTCCAGGGGATTACAG AGTTGAGACAGAATGTTTCCTGGGGATGTGTGAAAGCCAGTTCAAAAAAAGAGTGCGTGGACTTGGTGGCGAAAAACTTAGCAGACATAGTTGACCTTAATGCGACAGAGATGTTCATGGCAGGAATAGATCATAATTTAGCACCTTTCATGGGAAAAAATTACAAAGG CAAAGCTCCATGGACAGAGAGTATTACCATTGGTGTTAAGCTCAGACAAGACAAAAGAGAGCTCTCCGAAGATATGAGTGGTTGGAAGATGTGCAATGGGGGAATTCACAAAATCAATGGATTTCTTCACCCCATGGGATGGCTGATGGCAAATGGCACGATAGAGCGCTCAGGATCGCCGTTGAAATCAGTCGT TGATCACTTTGGAGAAAGCTGCGTTCCAGGAATGAAATCAGTAGATCTCATCAAACACCCGCTGTTTTCGCGCACTTTCGACTGGGACATGCTTCTTCAGAAAGTCAAGTGGGAGGACTGGTACACGACACCTCTCTGGATCAAATGGCAAGATAAAGAGGCTGGCGCTGTCAATGACTACCAATCAATGCATGATGTTCATGACTTCGAATCTCCAGAATTCCAAAAGATGACACAGATCCTGATGTCGGAGCAGCCAACGACAAATGTCCATCTTACGCCAAAGATTCAAGATCTGATGGAAATG GTGAAAAAAGACTTCAGTTGGGACCATTACGGTGGTGTGAAGGACTTCTACGGCATGGAAAAACCCGGCTGGAACATGATTAGCTGGGTCTGGGAGAAACCAGCGGACTGGACCGAGATTGAATGGCAACTATTTTTGAGCTGGGCAGGGAAGATTTGGGATCAAAAGGAAGACTTGGAACATTATACCAGCAACTGGATGGATAATGCCTGGACTGTGTTTAAGACTTGGATAGATCATGAATATAACGATTACACTCAAGATCACAAGCCCCTGCATAAGGACATCTTTATCAG GTTCTCGTTGCTCAGCGACCGCTATCACTGGCTTCTACAACAATGGCAAAACCTGCAGTGGAACGACATCAATCTCAAATATTACCGAGAAAGGTTGTGCGATCTTTGCGCTGGCCTTGGTGATAACAAATGTTCTACGGGTGCCGATGAAGACTATTACGACTACCATGGCGCGTTGAAGTGTCTCAAAGAAGGAGATGGAGATGTCGCTTTCATAGACTGGTACACCTTTGATGATGCAATCACGCAGAACGCTTACAATAAGGATGAGTTTGTTCTTCTGTGTCCAGACGGAAAAACAGTACCTGTAACCGGAATTGAAACCGTAAAAGAATGCAATTTTGGTAGAGTACCATCCAGTGCACTTGCCACCTGTAACATGCACGATGGGGTGTGGAGGTGGAGGGTTACCAAAGCCTTACTCCATGCGCAGAAAACGATGTCAACAGAGATGTTCAAATATGGCATATTTGGATCAGATACGGAGGATCTGTCATCCATACCGCTTATTAACCAGACCTATCAGGTTTGGCTTGGCCCAATGTTTCTTCTCGCCATGGAGGGGATCATGCAACCAACag TTCAAAGGAAGTCCTTGCAAGACAATGTTGATATCATAACCGTGGACTGCGAAGGCCATGAATGCGATCATGATCAACTCGACCTTCCTTCCTGTGATGAATGTGAAGAGGACCTCATGTGTAAGCAACACTGCTGGAAAGTTGAGCCTTCTGTTGACGACAAAACAAACATGCGTAAAGGGCATGCcggaaagaaggaaaaaatgatGAAGAAGATGACGATGAAAATGAAGATGAGAAATGTTGGAGAAGACTGGATGACACCACAAGACTCACCCGAAAAACGTATGGGAATGAAGAAAAAGCCGGAGGTGATTCTTTGGAAGCCTGAAGGGCTAAAGATATACCCAATAGTTCACCGTTCTATGCACATGGGACTATTTTCGATGAGAGGGAACATGAAGACAACCATGGGCGGTAAGGTTTCGATGAAATACGGAATGAAAATGCCAGGAATGATGCACCATGATGAGAACAATTACATGGGACCAATGAAGTATGGCTTGAAACCAATGAAACATGTCATGGGACCAATGGTGCCAGTTATGATGCATACGATGCCTGTGGGTTCGATGAAATGTCTGAAGACCAAAGGGAAGATGATGGGATATCCAGGCTTTACTAAGGACAAAATATTGAACCACCAAGGAGTACCTAACCATAATATGGAAACTGGACCGATCATGCGTAGTCAAAAATCAATTCGAGGCGAGTTCTACAGCAACGTGGTCTTTGCTAGGAATGGAACATGCAACGTCATTGTGCGTGATCTACGTTGTTTCGGCGAAAAGAAGTATATCAGAATGTGGGCTGGTCGTGTCAGCAAAACCCTCATTTCTGTCCCAATGTGTCCTCGCCCAACCGACATTAAGAAAACTACCGCCCAGTTCACCTGTAACACAGGTGCCAGCTTCATCAAATCCGTCCAGCTCCCGGTAAGATGCTCCTACGTGCCATGCAATCCGGGCTTTTGGGTCCCACAATGGACCGATGACCACTACTGGGATCGTGACAATTCGTTTCCTGGGAACTTCTGGGGAAACCAGGAATGGTGGAAGTTCGACCAGCGAGGTGACAACGACAACTGGTTTTTGTCAAGTCAAGACAGCAATCGTTTGAATGAAAGGTTTGAATAA
- the LOC138020036 gene encoding uncharacterized protein has translation MDKYASMVQKLVSLSVKLVAVDFDLTIINIHTRGNWQFTAKSLASRVRPTFKLFLAAALECKNLHVAVVTQSPQVSLVREVLEETFPESDTGRIHIRGTDGTWREVKGVTREGKQQHIESVVSQIKKEQKLKIKRDEVILLDDDQKNVELAESCKMRALHITGDDSLDRLLELR, from the exons ATGGACAAATATGCCAGCATGGTACAGAAGCTTGTGTCGCTGAGTGTCAAGTTAGTCGCCGTAGATTTTGATCTCACAATCATAAACATACACACTCGTGGAAACTGGCAATTCACTGCTAAGTCTCTGGCATCGCGTGTTCGACCCACATTCAAGCTTTTCTTGGCAGCTGCCTTGGAGTGCAAAAACCTTCACGTTGCTGTGGTGACTCAGTCGCCTCAGGTTTCCCTTGTTCGGGAGGTTTTAGAAGAAACCTTTCCAGAGAGCGATACCGGTCGAATTCACATCAGAGGAACTGATGGAACTTGGAGAGAAGTGAAAGGGGTAACAAGAGAAG GAAAACAGCAGCACATTGAATCTGTTGTCAGCCAGATTAAAAAGGAACAGAAACTCAAGATTAAAAGAGATGAAGTTATTCTCCTAGATGATGaccaaaaaaatgttgaacttGCAGAGAGTTGTAAAATGAGGGCTCTGCATATCACTGGTGATGATAGTCTTGACAGACTGCTTGAACTGAGGTAG
- the LOC138037225 gene encoding uncharacterized protein yields MWTQHWPITELRVIDREARKIICENGGKHPLSSTAMLYLPRDKGGRGLRAIEQEYKLTKIKSAIKLYENTDPTMRLVQKFEERASEKGFTSLVKEACKYAEELDTGLTLNYPKPSCSPRQAPDTEILGKKVKGYLRRTVTEKLQEEIESEQWHGRFLCARWHDKDLSMDECFAWLREWPSAPTHTITGVLELYEQLTPTRVYTKIKKGTSQGEITCRLCGGAAETLAHVLAGCPALAQSKYLERHNAALKVLFFEVCKDLQLVDSVPPWYSLVGPKPVYESPEAQAYWDVPVYAEQSYVKANRVDVRFVDHRRKRVWAVEMSCPWLDNRGKKEREKTEKYAPLRWELRKQYPGYVVEQCNVVIDVLGGWSKDLEKTIKKLVGARGREVLRRMQKAIISSSLNIARAFKAIVK; encoded by the coding sequence ATGTGGACTCAGCATTGGCCTATTACAGAGCTTAGAGTGATCGACAGAGAGGCGAGAAAGATAATATGTGAGAACGGAGGGAAGCATCCGCTAAGTTCGACGGCTATGTTGTATCTACCCAGGGACAAGGGTGGGCGTGGCCTACGCGCAATTGAGCAAGAATACAAGCtaacaaaaatcaaatctgCAATTAAGCTGTATGAGAATACAGATCCTACCATGAGGTTAGTTCAGAAGTTTGAAGAGAGGGCGAGTGAGAAGGGATTCACTTCGTTGGTTAAGGAGGCATGCAAGTACGCGGAGGAGCTGGACACGGGTTTGACTTTGAACTATCCGAAACCGTCATGCAGCCCGCGCCAAGCTCCGGATACAGAAATTCTAGGGAAGAAAGTTAAGGGTTATTTGAGGAGGACTGTGACGGAGAAGTTACAGGAAGAGATTGAGAGCGAGCAGTGGCATGGTCGCTTTCTGTGTGCACGGTGGCACGACAAAGATCTGAGCATGGATGAGTGTTTTGCTTGGCTACGGGAGTGGCCCTCAGCACCCACCCACACGATTACCGGGGTACTGGAGCTTTACGAACAGCTCACCCCTACTAGAGTGTATACAAAGATCAAAAAAGGAACTTCACAAGGAGAGATCACGTGTAGGTTGTGCGGAGGCGCTGCAGAAACTCTTGCGCATGTTCTTGCAGGATGTCCTGCTTTAGCACAGTCCAAGTACTTGGAGCGACACAACGCTGCACTTAAGGTGTTGTTCTTTGAGGTGTGTAAAGACCTGCAGCTAGTGGACTCAGTACCACCATGGTACTCGTTAGTGGGACCCAAACCAGTGTACGAATCTCCGGAAGCTCAAGCTTACTGGGATGTACCAGTGTATGCCGAACAAAGCTATGTCAAGGCCAACAGAGTGGACGTCAGATTTGTGGATCACAGGAGGAAACGAGTCTGGGCAGTTgaaatgagttgcccctggttagacaaccgtgggaaaaaggagagggagaagacggaaaagtatgcTCCACTGCGCTgggagttaaggaagcagtaCCCTGGCTATGTCGTGGAACAGTGCAACGTAGTGATTGATGTGCTAGGCGGTTGGTCTAAAGatttagagaaaacaataaagaaacttgTGGGCGCTAGAGGAAGGGAGGTTCTCAGAAGGATGCAGAAAGCTATTATCTCAAGTTCGCTTAACATAGCGCGGGCCTTCAAGGCCATCGTCAAATAA